CCTTGCCGATCATTATGCATGCCCGCGTACCTGGCTTCTGTGCATCCGGAAGCCGCTCCCTCAGGTACCTCACAATCCCAACCACCCTGCGCGCTACATCCTCTGTTAGCCCGGTATGCTCCATGACAATCCTGACCTCAGTCTCATAGCCGTAGTAGTCTGTGTATATTCCGACCATTCTGTCCAGAAGAGCATCCTGCGGCCTATGGATGCCAGCATACTCTATGGAGTTCGAGGTCAGGATGGCTCTGAAATCCGGGTGAACTCTTATGTACCGGTCTTCCCCGAACTTCGTGGGCAGCTCCAGCACGCCCTCCTCAAAGACGGAGAGGAGGACGTTGTTCGCAGCGGGCTTGGTCCTTGAGAACTCGTTGTATATCAGGGTGTAACCGTACTTGCACGCGAGCGATAACGGATTATCGACCCACTCCACCTTCATGACATCTCTGCTCTTGAAGACATTGTGAATATATTTGTCTCGAACGCTCTCGTTCTCGATCTGTGAGTAGCCACCTATGAGATCTGCTGTTGTTATCGACTCATCTCCATTTATCCAGACAACAGGCCTTCCGAACTGCCGGGCGACATGCATCGCGAGGCTGGTCTTTCCACATCCTGTGGGGCCTATAAGATGTACAGGATAGCCGGCCTCGAGCCAGAGCTTCATCCTCGCCTCGGTCTCCCTGACCTCCGATGTCTCCACAAAGTGCTCGACATCAGGCATCAGATATGCTTCCTCGATCTCCTTCCTCAGGGCCTCTGGGTCGCGTGCTGCCGTCTGCGATTGCACCTTTACATGAATCTCCTCACGCTCCTTTGAGAGCAGCAGCTTCTTCTCCCACGAGGTCTGGTGGACAGACTCACCTCTCACACGTCTGGGATGGGTGACAACGTATCTCATCTGGAACCCTCTGGGGATCACAAAAAATATCTACCGGTGGTTAACCGTAGTAGAAATCTCTTATATATCTATTAACATCCTGCTCGACGTATCTCTGCATATCATCTCTGAGAGCCAGTGCTCTGGAGTGCAGCTCCCTGGCGGCTGTGTTCATTCTCGATATGGCATCGTGGTTCTCTCTGATCTGGTTTTCCACATCCGCTCTGAATTTTCTCATGCCATCGTTGAGCTCTCTCGCACCCTCCTCCCTGATGCGCTCACCGGACTTTCTGAAATCGACTGACATCTTATCCATGGCGGATCTGATCTCCGCTGCACCAGAGCCCATCCTCGATACAGCATCGCGGTTCTCTCTGATCTGGTTGTCCAGGTCAGCTCGGAAGCTTCTGAGACCCTCGTTTAGCTCTTTCGCACCCTCCTCCCGAATGCGCTCGCCTGCTTTTCTCATCTCCTCTGAGGTCTTGCCGATTGCGAGCTTCATCTGACGAACGCCGGTGCGTATCTTTGCTATGCCCTTCTTGTTCTCCGTTGTCTGTTCCTCTATCGACTTTTTAAGGGCGTTAACGCTTTTGGCCATTCTGCTCACACCTTCATCCCGGATGGCGACTCCAGCGCTTCTCAGCTCTGCAGACTTTCTCCGCATCGCTTCCTGCCTCGCTCGAACACCCTTCCCCTGTATCGTCAAGGGTATCTCTGCAGACAATGCTGGCTCGACTTCCGCGGCCTTTGCTGGCACATCCTTTCGCTCTTCTGGTTTCAGCTGAACCTCAGCAGTGCGGATCTCGGCGATCGGGGGCTGAGCCTTCCTTCTGGCCTCGATTATGCTCTCGGCCAGCTGTGCCTTTGTACCCCCAAGATTCTGGATCCCAAGCTGAACTGCCATCTCCTCCAGTTCTCGCCGGGTGTGTTTTGTCACCAGTTCTTCTACAGTCTCTTCCATAGGCATCCCGAAACATCACAAAATCAGGAGTTCCTGATCAGGCAGGAACTCCCGGTGCTGCGGCTATGGCAGCCTGTTCGATCTTCGCCATCTCCTCAGAGTAGTGGAGGAATGTATCGACGGATGCGACCACCACTCTCGCTTCGACTGTCAGTATCTCGATGCCAACCAGCGATACCCTGGCCCAGACATCGACGACTATGCCCTTGTCCAGGATCCTGTCGAGAACCTCGGCAAGGCT
The sequence above is drawn from the Methanothrix sp. genome and encodes:
- the gvpN gene encoding gas vesicle protein GvpN, which produces MRYVVTHPRRVRGESVHQTSWEKKLLLSKEREEIHVKVQSQTAARDPEALRKEIEEAYLMPDVEHFVETSEVRETEARMKLWLEAGYPVHLIGPTGCGKTSLAMHVARQFGRPVVWINGDESITTADLIGGYSQIENESVRDKYIHNVFKSRDVMKVEWVDNPLSLACKYGYTLIYNEFSRTKPAANNVLLSVFEEGVLELPTKFGEDRYIRVHPDFRAILTSNSIEYAGIHRPQDALLDRMVGIYTDYYGYETEVRIVMEHTGLTEDVARRVVGIVRYLRERLPDAQKPGTRACIMIGKGLRMLNGDSGISLDQICIDVIANKTSSRKEMEEKRELVHEAIAAVQEGPCG
- the gvpA gene encoding gas vesicle structural protein GvpA — encoded protein: MVTSTPDSSSLAEVLDRILDKGIVVDVWARVSLVGIEILTVEARVVVASVDTFLHYSEEMAKIEQAAIAAAPGVPA